The following proteins are encoded in a genomic region of Xenopus laevis strain J_2021 chromosome 3L, Xenopus_laevis_v10.1, whole genome shotgun sequence:
- the LOC121401077 gene encoding serine/threonine-protein kinase N2-like, with protein sequence MGPLPGDYSPIPEDSQAEEMTVEEAETTQELQFSSFTAKDFRRIKVLGRGSFGKVLLVEYLPANIYCAIKVLKKDNIDSTDDIEHILTEKQIGQLVNPHSFIVDLYATFSTKNQLFFIMEFVAGGSLRTHLMRSKHFDLQTTKFYAACITLGLEGIHSKDVIHRDLKPGNLLMDQDGYIKIADFGMSKTGIGYGDRTNTMVGSPAYMAPEVVMEEEYSRAVDWWALGVIVYEMLLGTRPFTGYDRDFIYDSIVEDEPHYPSSLDSAAVSFISQVSSAELSVYYNH encoded by the exons ATGGGTCCTCTCCCCGGCGATTACAGCCCCATTCCAGAGGATTCTCAGGCTGAAGAGATGACAGTAGAGGAGGCTGAAACGACACA AGAGCTACAGTTCAGCAGTTTTACAGCAAAGGACTTTCGCCGGATTAAGGTTTTAGGCAGAGGAAGCTTCGGCAAG GTTCTACTAGTAGAGTATCTTCCAGCAAACATCTATTGCGCTATTAAAGTGCTCAAGAAGGACAACATCGACTCCACTGATGATATAGAACA cattttaacAGAGAAGCAAATTGGACAGTTGGTGAATCCACACAGTTTTATAGTGGACTTATACGCCACATTCAGCACCAAAAACCAGCTGTTTTTCATCATGGAGTttgtggcaggaggcagtttaagAACCCACCTGATGAGGAGCAAGCACTTTGATCTACAGACAACCAA GTTCTACGCTGCTTGTATAACGCTTGGTTTAGAAGGAATTCACAGCAAGGACGTCATACACAG agaTTTAAAGCCGGGGAATCTACTAATGGATCAAGACGGCTACATCAAGATCGCCGATTTTGGGATGAGCAAAACTG gCATTGGATATGGAGACCGCACCAACACCATGGTTGGGAGTCCTGCTTATATGGCGCCCGAAGTCGTGATGGAGGAGGAGTACTCAAGAGCCGTCGACTGGTGGGCTCTTGGCGTCATCGTTTATGAGATGCTCCTCGGAACG AGACCTTTCACCGGATACGACAGGGACTTTATATATGATTCCATCGTGGAGGATGAGCCACACTACCCCTCATCCCTGGACTCCGCAGCAGTAAGCTTCATATCACAGGTAAGTAGCGCTGAGCTTTCAGTTTATTATAATCACTGA